Sequence from the Verrucomicrobiota bacterium genome:
CGCCGCTACGCCAAGCGCCAATTGACGTGGTTCCGGAAGGACCCTAGAATCGTGTGGTACGACGTTGCGGACGACGGCGGGCATGTCGCCGCGCTAGCCAAGGTACTCGCTGGATGACGGAATTGATCGAGACACAAGGTGAAGAGCCGGAGCGGGTGGTGCTTGTCGGCGTGCAGCTCAGGAGCGCCGACGCGTGGACGGTGCAGGACCATCTCTCCGAGCTGGGGCAGCTCGTGCAGACGGCGGGTGGGCTGGTGGTGGCGCAGGAGATCGTCAAGCGCGACCGGCCGACGGCGCCGTACTTCATCGGCAAGGGCAAGGTCGAGGACTTGCGGCTCATCTGCGAGGCCGAGCGGGCCGACACGGTGGTCTTCGACGAGGAGTTGGCGCCGGCGCAGGAGCGCAACCTCGAGCGCGAGGTCAAGCGCAAGATCATCAGCCGGACGGGGCTGATCCTCGACATCTTCGCCCAGCGCGCGCAGACGCGCGAGGCCAAGCTCCAGGTCGAACTCGCCCAGCACCAGTACATGCTCCCGCGGCTGCGCGGGCTGTGGACACACCTCGAGCGCCAGCCCGGCGGCATCGGCACGCGCGGGCCCGGCGAGACGCAGATCGAGGTGGACCGCCGCCGTGTACGCGAGCAGATCCAGCGGCTCACGAACGAGATCGGAGCGGTGCGCCGGTCGCGGGCCACGCAGCGCAAGGCGCGCGCGCGCCACGATGTGCGCACGGTGGCGATCATCGGCTATACGAACGCGGGCAAGTCGACGCTGCTCAACCGGCTCACGGGCGCCGACGCGTTCGTCGAGGACAAGGTGTTCGCCACACTCGACCCGACGACGCGCAAGCTCGAGATCCCGAGCGGCCGCGCGGTGCTGTTCAGCGACACGGTCGGCTTCATCCGCAAGCTGCCGCACATGCTCGTCGACGCGTTCAAGGCGACGTTCGAGGAGACGCTCGAAGCCGACCTCTTGCTCCACGTGCTTGACATCAGCCACCCGGCCGCCGACGAGCAGGCCGAGGCGGTCGCCGCCGTGCTCAAGGAGCTGGGCGCCGAAGAGAAGCCGATCGTCACCGCACTCAACAAGACCGACCGGATCGAGCATCCCGAGATCGCCGGCCGCTGGGTGCGCCAGCTCGGGCACGCCGTGCCGGTGTCGGCCAAGCACGGCACGGGGCTGCGCGAGCTGCTTGACCTGATCGAGGCCCAGTTCGCCACCGAGATGCTCACGGCCACGTACCGCGTGCCGCAGAGCGAGTCGCGTTTGGTCGCCCGTCTGCACGCGGAGGGCCACGTCCTCTCGACGAAGTGGGAGAACAACAGCGCGCTGGTGACCGTCGAGTTGCGCCGCGAGCGCGCCGCGGCGTTCGAGCGGTTCTTGGTCAAAACTGATTCGCCATGAGTGAACCGACGGGCTACTTCAAGATCAAGGAGCTGCCGGCTGATGAACGGCCGCGCGAGCGGCTGCTGGCGCACGGGGCGGGGGCGTTGTCGTCGAGCGAGCTCCTGGCGATCATCTTGAGGACAGGCCGGCGGAAGCGCAACGCGCGCGAGCTGGCGGCCGAGTTGTTGCAGCGTTTCGGCGGGCTGCAGGGCGTGGCGAAGGCGTCCATTGACGAGCTGCGCGGCGTCGGCGGCATTGGCGTGGCGAAAGCCATTCAGCTCAAGGCGGCGTTCGAGCTGGGGACGCGGTTCACGACCTCACGCAGGCCCGAGCGCCCTGAGATCCGGTCGTCGCGCGACGTGGTCGAAGTTGTCAGCGACGCGATGCGCCTCCACGAGCAGGAGCAGTTCGTCATCCTGCTGCTCGACACCAAGAACCGGCTCATCCGGCAGGAAACCGTCTCGGTTGGCACACTCAATGCAAGCCTGGTGCATCCGCGCGAGGTGTTTCGGAGCGCGATCCGCGCCTCGAGCGCGTCAGTGATTGTCTGCCACAATCACCCGACGGGCGATTGCCGGCCGTCGCGCGAGGACTTCGAGACCACGCGCCGCATCCGCGAGGCGGGGGAATTGGTTGGCATCCGGGTGCTCGATCATATAATCATTGGTGACGGCGACTACTACAGCTTCAAGGATAGCGACACGCTGTAGGCAAGCTCTCAACCCCGGACCTGGAGGCCCGATGGCATCGGTGTTTGTCCGCCGGCGGCGCGTGATCGTCACCGTGCTCGTGTTCGTGGCAATCTTCGTGCTGCTGAGCCTCAAGCTCCCGATCTCGCGCTGGGCGCGCAAGCCGGTGATGACGGTGGTCAGCCCCGTGCTGCGCGGCGTCGAGGCGGTGGGGCGCTGGTTCGGACGCGTCGGGTCGGCCATGGTCGGGCATGGGCTAGTGGATGAGATCAAAGGGCTCGAGCGGCGGGTCCAGGCGCTCGAAGCCGAACGCACAGCGCTCGAAGCCGAGCTCGAGTCGGTGCGCGCCACGCACGCTCAGCTCGAGGCGGCCGCTGCATTCAACGTGCGGCTGCTGCCGGCGCGCGTGATTGGGCGCGAGCCGACGGGTTGGTACGACACCGTCGTGCTCAACGTCGGCACGGGCAGCGGCGTGCGGCCCGGCATGCAGGTGGTCAAGGGCGATTGGTACGTTGGCCGGGTCATGGAGGCCGGACCGGGCTGGAGCCGCGTGATGCTCGCTTACGACCCGCGCAGCACCGTACCGGCCGGACTCCATCGCGGCGCCACGTACGGGCTTGTGGATACGTCTCAGACGCGACAACTCGTGTTCCGGTATCTTGCTGACGCGCCCGAGGTGCGTGTGGGGGACAAGATCGTCACGTGGCGCGCGGCAACCGAGGGCGAGGCGGCGGCGTTTCATTTTGTCGAGGGCTTTGGGATCGGCACCGTGGCGACCGTCGGCGGCGAGGAAGCCGGTTGGCAGACGGCGTTGCTCGAGCGGCCAATCGAGCTCGAGAGCCTGAGCGAAGTGCTCGTGGTCGTGAGCCCATGAAGCTGCTGGGCGCATTGATCGCATTTCTCGGCTGCGCGCTCGCGCAGAGCGCGGCGGCGAATGCGGCGAGCGTGCTCCGCATCGTGCGCGTCGACTTGTGCCTCGTCGCGCTGCTCGCTTACGCGCTCGGCGCAGGAACCGAGCGGGGGCTGGTGCTCGGGGTGCTTGCCGGGCTGGCAACCGACCTCCTCGGCGGCGGGCGCCTCGGCGTGGGCGCGCTGGGCTATGGCGTCGTCGGGTTCATGGCCGGCAGCGTGCCGGAGACGTTCTTCCCGGGTACAGCGCTCGTGCGCGGAGTATTGCTGTTCATCTCGGGGACCATCTGTTCCCTGATCATCTACAACGCGCTGCGCGTCTACGGCGCCGCGCACGGCTACGCAACCGTTCTGGGCTGCACAATCGCGCCGATGCTTGCGGCCACCGCTGTGATCGGCGCGTTGTTGATGGCACTCGTGGACCGCGTCCGCGTAAGGATGCTTCGCCATGATTGAGCCGCGTCCAAGACCGGGGCTGACGGGCCGCCCGCGCGTGCTGCTCGCCATCACGGTGATCGCGTTCGCCGTGCTCGTGCTGCGCCTCTGGTCGCTCCAGGTCGTGCACGCCGACCGCTACCGCGACCTGGCGCTTGTCAACCGCAAGCGGGTGATCATCCTGCGGCCCGCGCGGGGCCGGCTGCTCGACCGCGCGGGCCGGCCGCTCGCCGACAACCGGGCCCGGCTCGATGCCTGCATCGACAAGAGCATCGCGAAGACCGAGGCTTCGGTCAGCCGCGCCGTCGCAGCGATTCACGACGTGCTCGGCATGCCCGAGGAGGAGATCCGCGCGCGCCTCAGCCCTGAGCGCGTCATCCCGCACGTACCGGTGGTGATCGCACGCGACATCAGCTTCGAGGAATACGCCAAGCTCAAGGTGCTCGAGCCGCTCACGCCGGGCCTCGCACCGATCACGACGTTCACGCGCCGTTGCCGCCACGGTGACCTTGCCGCGCAGACGCTCGGCTACGCGGGCCTGGTGCCAAGCCGGGAGGCCCTCGCCGAGCTCAGATCCAAGTGGCCGCTTACCGAGTATGATGCCGACGACGTGGTCGGCCTGGCCGGCCTCGAGCTCGCCTTCGAACACGACCTCCAGGGCCGCAAGGGCAAGCTCGTCATCGAGGTGGACAACCTGAGCCGACGACGGCGCGTGCTCGACAATGCCTCGCTGCCCGTCGCCGGCGCCGACGTCTGCACGACGCTTGATATCGAGCTGCAGGAGCTCGCCCATCGCCTCCTCGAGGGCGACGGCCGCGCACCGGACGGCCAGGAAGGCACGACGGACCTGCGGCGCGGCGCGTTCGTCGCCATGGACCCGCGCAACGGTGACGTCCTCGCCTTGGTGAGCACGCCGAGTTTTGATCCGAGCGTGTTCGCCATTCCGCGCCCAGCCGAGGCCGTCGCCGAGATCCAGCGCCTCAACAAGGACCCGCTGCGCCCCTTGTGGAACCGCGCGATCAGCGATCAGTACCCGCTCGGCTCGGCATTCAAGGTGGTCGTGGCGCTCGCTGGGCTCAACTTGCCCGCCAACGACGAGCGGCGGCTTACGGGCGAGACACTCTTCGAGTGCCCAGGCACGTTCCACCTCGGCAGAGCCGAGTGGGAGTGCTATCATCGCCGGGCGCACGGCATGATCAACCTGGTCACGGCGATCAAGAAGTCGTGCAACGTGTTCTTCTACAAGGCCGGACGCCAGATCGGACCGGAGGCGATCATCGCGCTCGCCGACGCGTTCGGTCTCGGCAAGCCGACAGGTCTGCCGCTGCCCAACGAGCAGCCCGGCGTCAACCCGACCGACAAGTGGTGCCGCTCCGACGACTGGCGCGCGCGCCAGTACCGGACCTGGGTGCCCGGCTACACGATCAACCTGAGCATCGGGCAGTTCCCGCTCGAGGTCACGCCGATCCAGGTCGCCCAGATCTATGCGACCATCGCCATGGACGGCGCGCAGTTCAAGCCGCGGCTTGTGACCAGGATCGTGCGGCCCGACGGCGTCGAGGAGTTCGCACCCGAGTCGCGCCGCATCGAGCTGAGCCCCGAGAGCCTTGCGCTCGTCAAGGAGGGCCTGCGCGAAGTCACGCGCAAGGATGGCACAGCCGCCGGGGCGTTCATGCCGCACCTCGACCACCTCAACGTCGCGGGTAAGACGAGCACGGCCCAGGTCGGCGAGGGGGAGAACGAGAAGAACCTCGTCTGGTTCGTCGCTTTCGCGCCGGTCGAGGCGCCCGAGATCGTCGTCGTCGTCATGGTCGAAGAGGGCAAGACCGGCGGCTCCACTGCCGCCCCCATCGCCGCCGCGTTCCTCGAAGGCTACTTCGCCCGCGCCGACCAGTGAATGCTGCAGGAGAAAGGCGTCTTGGACAGGATGGACAGGATTCCTTTGATCCGGCTGATCCTGTTGATCCTGTCAAGAATGCCCCGGCACAGAACACGGCAGCAGCGCGAGGCGATGGCCAGAAACGGATTGACAGGGCGCGCGTCGCGTCGCTACCGTGCGCGTCAAGGAACTTGACAGTCGTCAGCCGCGCGCAGGCGCGCGCGAGGAGGGATTGCTCATGGCACGCGGATTGTTCTGCCTGTTCGGCGTCGTGGTGATTGTGCTGCTCCTGGCGCCCGCGGCACGGGGCCAGTTCCTGTCCGATGAGGAGCGCAGGGGAATGTTCACCGTCGGGGTCTCGTACAGCTCGCGCGACTACGAGATGGAGTATCGCGGCTCGACGGTGCCGATCCCTGATCTCGAGGCAGTCTTCGAGGCGTTCACCACCGACTTGCAGCTCGACACGATCGAGCTGAGCATTGCCTGGCTCTCGTTCGGCTACATCGAGCTGCGCGGGACGGTGGCCTTGGCCGACTTCGAGCTGACGAGCACGCATGGAACGGACTCGGCCTTCAACACGGCGTTCGCCACCTCCGACGATTTTCTCTACGGGCTGTCGGCCATCGTGCGCTACCCGATCACCGAGTCGGTGGTGCTCGGGTTCGAGGTCAGCATGATGACAGGCACGTTGAACGACGTCGAGGGCGAGGTGTCGCAGCTCGACGTGGTCCCGCGAGTGACGACGAGCGTGGCCGACATCGACTGGCGCGAGCTTGTGATCGGGCCCAAAGTAATGTTCCGGATGGGCAACTGGCTTCCCTACGTGGGAGTGCGCTACATCGATGTGACCACCGAGGTCAACACGGTGCTCACGCCCGTACGCGGGGATCCGGTGCCACGCACGGCCACATTCGATTCGCGCAACGAGCTGAGCGGCGTCGTCGGGGTCACTTGGCGAATCTCATCGCTGTTCGTGGCCGACGTCGAGGCGCAGATTGCGAACAACAACCGGATCACCGCGACAGTCAAGCTGACTTTCTAGCCCTACGGCGCCCGAGGATTGCATGCGCGGCCCGCACGTGTTTCCCGCGGCTCTCCTCGCCGCCGCCATCGCGGTGGCCCTCGCCGCGGGCTGTCTGGGCCGCACGTCACGCGACGACGTGCGCTACTATCGCACCGTGGCCCGAAGCCGGGCGGGGCTGCGCCAGGGCGAAGAGCCCATCACCTCCAGACAGGCCGCCACTCAGGAGCACTGGCGCGTCATTGCGAAGGGGGGCCGGACGGTCAGGCTGGCCCACCACGACGCGTCGGGCACGCTCGTCGAGGAGATCCGCATCGTCTACGACGCCGGCGGGCGCGTCGCAGAGGAGAACACACACGACGCCGACGGCCGGATCGAGGAGAGCTTGGCGTTCTCCTCTGATGCCGAAGGTCGTGTGACCGGTTTCAGCCGCCGCACGGCGGCTGGCGGTTTGGTCGAGCAGCGTCAATGGAACTACGACTCGCAGGGCCGGCCCAAGGAACTGCGCGCGTTCGGCCCACGCGGCATCCAACTGTGGCGAGACAAGTTCGTTTATGATCCGGACCATCCGGCCAAGTGGCTCGGCGTGAGGCGGTTCAGCCGGGAAGACGCGCCGCCCACGGAGATCCCTGCGGCCAACTACTCGTTCTGGGATTGAACGCGGGACGAGATCCCTATCGCCTGCAATCCGCACGACCTCGCCACCCCGTGTTCCCTCCACGGTTTTTGCTTCAGGCACCCCGTCTGTCTGCCGAAAAGACATCTGGAATGTCTTGCTCCGGGCAGAGCAAGCAGTGCAGCAACGCGGCCACGGCGAGGCGCCTGCTCTAGAGGCGCGTCCGGAGGCGGGGAGCCCTGCTGGAGGCGTGGTGTTTCCAGGCCCGTCCGACCACGAGAGGCGCGCGACGAGTCGCCGGGAGAGAAGATGTGAGCACCGAGAGGGAGCACCTGGAACGCGAACACTCAAGCACCCATCCGGGCCAGAGTGAGCTGTCCCGTCTTGTGCTCGAGCTTGCGCCCGAGGCGCTTCTGGTGGCCAAAGGCCCCCAGTGGCGGTTGGTGAGCGCGAACCGCGCGGCGGGTGAGTTGTTCCTGTTCGGCCCGGATGCGATGCGCGAGGCGGCTCCGGCACTGGCGGACCTGTTTGCCGACGGGCAAGCCGGGGTGGTCAAGCTCGTCCAGCAGGCTGAAGGGCGCGAGACGCCCGTGACGATCGAGGCGGTGCTGCGCGACCGGTTCGGGCTGACCTTCCCGGCGGCGGTGTCGGCCCGGGCGGTCGTGATCGACGGCGAGCCCCACCTGCTGCTGGGCCTGCGCGACATCACCGAGCTCAAGCGCGCCGAAGTGCGGCGGCGCTTCTTCTACGCGATGGCCGAGTCGGCCATTGACGCCATTGTCGCCTGGAGCGAAGGCGATGCCATCGTCTACGCCAATCCGTCGAGCCACCGGCTCTTCGGCTTCGAGCCCGACGGGCTGCTAGGCCGCCCGCTCCGCGACCTGTTCGAAGACGCTGAGGCGGCCGACACGTTCATTCGAGAGTCCGCCGCTCTTGGCAACTGGCACGTCGAGCTGCGGCTGCGCCGGGCCGACGGGACGGTCTTCGAGGCGCTGCTGTCGACCTGGCGCCAGCCCGAGGGGGCCCGGGGGGTGGACGCTGAGGGGTTATCGGTCACCGTCTGTTTCCTGCGCGATATCACCGAGCAGAAGACGGCCGAACGCGACTTGCGCCGCAGCGAGGAGCGATTCCGCATGCTGGCCGACCTGCTGCCCGAAACGGTTTTCGAGCACGACCTTGAGGGCCGCTTCACGTTCGTCAACAAGCGGGCGCTCGAGACGTTCGGATACTGCGCGGAGGATGTGCGCGGGGGCAAGATGGCTCTCGACATGCTTGTGCCCGAGGACCGTGAGCGGGCGCGCCAGCATCTCGAGCGACGCCTCCGAGGCGAGGAACTGGGTGGCATCGAGTACATGGCATTGGCCAAGGACGGGCACCGCGTGCCCATTCTGCTGTATGCCAGCCCGATCCTGCGTGGCGACACACCAGCCGGCCTCCGCGGGATCGCCATCGACATCTCGAACCGCAAGGCGGCCGAGGAGGCGGTGCGGGCAAGCGAGGAACGGTTCCGCGCCCTGTTCGAGAGCGCCCCGGACGCCATCTTCCTGATGGATCCGCAGGGCATCTTCATCGACGGCAACCGGGCCGCCGAGCAGTTGATCGGCACCACGCGCGAGACCCTCATCGGCCATAGTCTCACCAGCGCCCAAGTCCTGCCCGAGGAGCAGCTCGCAGACGCCACCGCACGGCTCGACGAGGTTCGCTCCGGCCAGGCCGGCGGGCCCTACGAGTATTCGCTCATTCGCCGCACGGGCCAGCGCGTCCCCGTGCAGATCAGAGTGCTGCCGATCACGATCAGCGGGCAGACGCTTATCCTCGGCATCGCGCGCGACGTCACAGAGACCAAGCGGCTCCAGGCGCAACTCGAGCGCTACAGCCATGGGCTCGAGGAGCTCGTGGCCGAGCGCACCCATGAGGTCCATCTGCTGTCACGCATCATCACCTCGACGGTGACGGCCTGGGTGATCACCGATCCGGCGGGCCGGCTCGTGCGCTGGAACCACGCCTTCGGGGAGTTGTCCGGCTACCGGCTCGAGGAGCTCATCCATATGAGCTGGTCCGACCTGATCCCCCCGGGGCAACACGAGACCGAGCAAGCGCTCGTCAGAGTGGCGCTCGCGGGGAGCGGTCACCAGATCGTCGAACAGGACCTGGTCCGCGGCGACGGATTCGTCGTGCCCATCGAGTCGCGCTTCGATGCGCTCGACGTCGGCGAATCCGAACACGTCGTGTTCCGCATCGTCACTGACATCTCGCTGCGGCGCGAGACCGAGCGGCGCCTCATCGAAGCACGCCACGAGGCCGAGGAATCGAGCCGGCTCAAGTCGGAGTTCCTCGCCTCGATCAGCCACGAGCTGCGCACGCCGCTCAACGGCATCCTGGGCTTGGCCAACACGCTGACAAGGCTGCGCAAACAGGGCCAGGACGATCGGACCGACGACTTCCTCGGGCGCATCATTCGCTCGAGCCGCCACCTGCAGAACCTGATCACCGAGGTGCTCGATCTGTCGCGCATCGAGGCGGGGCGCATGACGCTCGACCTCGAGCCGGTCGACGCCGTCGAGGTGATCCAGTCGATCGAGGGCCAATTCTACGCCTCGTTCGAGGAGCGCGATCTGGCGTTCAGCTCCAGCGTGGCCGACACGACGCCGCCCGTGCTGGCCGATCGGACCCGGCTCATTCAGATCCTGGTCAACCTGGTCAGCAATGCGGTCAAGTTCACCGACCCCGGCGGATCCATCGGCATCCAGGTCAAGCCGGCGGCCGGTGGCCGGGCGGTCGAGTTCAGCGTGAGCGATACCGGCCGCGGCATCCCGGCCGACAAGCTTGAGCAGGTCTTCGAGCGCTTCGAGCAGCTCGATCGCTCGGGGGCCAAGCTCGGCGTCGGACTCGGGCTGGCCATCTGCCGCCAGATCGTTGAGGCGCAGGGCGGCCGCATCTGGGCCGAGAGCGAGCTGGGGGTCGGCAGCCGGTTCGTATTCACCTTGCCGCCGGCCGTGGGCGGTTCGGAACGGCCGTCCGAGGCCGGGGAGGAATCTCCTCAGTCATGAGCGTGCCGCAGCGGATAAACGGCGTCGTTCTGGTTGTCGATGACAACGGCGACAACCGGCTGATCGCCGGCACCAACCTCGACATGGCGGGCTACACCGTGCTTGAGGCCGAGGACGGCGCCCCAGCGCTCGAAGTGATGGCGGCCAACCCCATCGACCTCGTGCTGCTCGATATCATGATGCCGCGCATGGACGGGTACGAGGTGTGCCGCCGCATCCGAGCCGACGAGCGGTTGTGCCGCACGAAAGTCCTGATGCTCACGGCCAAGGCGCGCACCGAGGACCTCATCAAGGGCTTCGAGAGCGGCGCCGACGACTATGTCACCAAGCCGTTCGAGATTGACGAGCTGCTGGCGCGCGTGCGCAACCTTGTCGGCCTCAAGCAGGCCGAGGACGAGCTGCGGCGCATCAACGCCGACCTCGAGGGCGAGGTCGAGCGCCGCGCCCAGGAGCTTGTGCGCTCGCAGGCGCAGTATCGAACGATCTTCGACGCGGCGCCCCTGTCGATCATGCTCCTGGACACCGGCGGCTGCGTCGAGGCGGTCAACGCCTGGCACGAGGCGCACCCGGTATTCTCGACGCTGTATGCCGCCCCGCTTGTTGGCACGCACCTGGCGGACCATCCCACCGCGGGTGCGCTCGCGGCGGCACCGCTTATCGCCTCGCTCGCCGAAGGCAAAGCCTTCGAGCACCAGACGCGCCTGGAAGGCAGACCGGGTCAGGAGAAGGAGGGGCTCATCGTGCGCGTGCGCGGCGTGCCCATCCGCGACGAGCGGAACACCCTCCAGGGCGCGCTCGTACTCCACGAGGACCTCACGGAAGAGCAGCGGCTCCGCGACCGGGCACTCGAGGCCGAGAAGCTCGCTTCGCTCGGCACGCTCGCCCAAGGCGTGGCGCACAACTTCAACAACCTGCTCTTCGTCGTCTCGGGCAGCCTTGAACTGCTCCGCTCGGCGGTCGATTCGGCCCGCGCCGAGCGACCCCTCGAACAGGCCCGCCTGGCGCTGTCGCGCATGGCGTCACTGACGCGCCAGCTTGCCGTCTTCTCCAGGTTCGGCGAGCAAGAGCGCCAGCCCGTCGACCTCGGTCAGCTTGCCAGGGACATTGTGGCGACGTTTGACGCCGAGTTCCGCAACGGGCTGAGGCTCTCGCTCGATGTGGCTGAGAATCTCCCGTACGTGCTGGGCTGCGCCGCCGAGCTGTACCAGGCGCTGCACGGTCTGGTCCGCAACGCCCTCGAGGCGACTCCGAGCAACGGCGAGCTCCGCGTCGCCGTGCGGCGAGAACAGCGCGTCCAGCCCGGCAACGCCTGGACCGAGGCAACCCCACAGGATTGGGTGGTCTGCGAGGTCGCCGACAACGGCATCGGGATGAATGACGAGACGCGGCGGCGCGCGTTCGAGCCGTTCTTCACGACCAAGCAGACAGTCGGCGTGGGTCTTGGCCTGTCGGCCGTCCACGGCGTCGTGCGCAGCCATGGCGGCACCATCGAGATCGCCAGCGCCCTGGGGAAGGGAACAACCATCACGCTCGCGCTGCCCACGCAATCGTCTGCGGGGCAGGCGCGCCCTGCGATCACGCCCACAGATGCCGGCATGCGGCACCCACACACGGAACGGCGGTGACGATGGACTCGACGACATACGGTCAAGGGCTTCCATTTGTGCCGGTCGCCCACGTAGACAGGATCTCGGAGCCGATCTCCGCACCCCTGCCGAGGAGCGGCTGGGCCATCGAGCCGATTGGGGCCAGCGGCCAGCTCGTGCATGCGGCGCGTCTGGCCGCGTTAGGTGAGATCGCGGCTGGGGTGGCGCACGAGATGAATCAGCCCCTGGCGGCGATCCGGATGCTGGTCACCAGCATGCTGGCCGACATCGACGGCAATCGCCTCGACACCGAACGGGCGCACCAATGGCTCGATACGATCAACGAGCAGATCGGCCGGATCTCGTGGATCATCGGCCACGTGCGCTCGTTCAGCCGGGACGAGCCGCCCGACAAGCAGGCCGCCACGGACGTCGGCGAGACGGTCCACAACACGCTCGCGCTGTTGTCGGCGCAGTTCTACAGCCGCGGCATCAACGTCGAGGCCGAGGTGGCACCCCCGCTGCCCGGCGTGCAGGTCGACAACCGCTACCTCGAGCAGGTACTCATCAATCTGCTGAGCAACGCGCGCGACGCGCTCGACACGATGCCCGATGGCACGCCCAAGCAGGTGTGGGTCCGGGCCTTCGCGTCGCCCGACGGCGGCTCGGTGGTTCTCGAGGTGATCGACAACGGTCCGGGCATGCCGCCCGAGGTCCGAGAGCGGGTTTTCGAGGCGTTTTTCACAACAAAACAGGCCAGCCAGGGCACTGGCATCGGGCTGTCAATCGTGCGAACGATTCTCGCCAAATGCGGCGCACAGATCGCCGTCGAGACCCAGCCCGGCGAGGGCACGACGTTCCGCGTCGTGCTGCCCGCTGCCCCCTCGAGCACTGACACAATTCAGGAGCGTACGCCATGAACGTCGTGATCGTCGATGATGAAGAGGTCGTGCGCGATGTACTCGCGGCCATCCTTCGCGAAAACGGCATCGAAGTTCGCACCGCTGAGTCAGGCCGGAAGGGGCTCGACATGCTCGCCGAGACGCCCACCGATTTCCTCATCACCGATTTCCTGATGCCGCACATGAACGGCACCGAACTGCTCAAGCAGGCCCAGTGCCTGAGCCCCCAGACCAAGGTGATCCTCATCTCGGGCCACGTCGATTTCGACGGCGCGATCGCCAAGGCCGCCCAGGGCGCCTACGCCACCCTGAACAAGCCGTTTGACTTCCGCACGCTCATGGACCTGCTTTCGGCGCCTGACACGCAGGCCTGATCCAGCCTGTCCCGCTATTCACCACCTGCGACAGCTCCTGCCTTGACACGGCGCCGGCCACAGGGTAAGGTACGCGTATCTTCTGTGCGCCTGTAGCTCAGCCCGGATAGAGCGTCGGACTCCGGATCCGAATGCACAGGTTCAAATCCTGTCAGGCGCACTTTTTCTGCGTCTGCCCGTGGCGCTTGGGGTGGGCATCCTCATCGTGCGGATCGCTGCCTGCAATAGCGGGCGGCCGCGGCGCGCACGGCATCGCGGCCCTCGAGGAGCACGGCGGCCGCTTCGCGTCCTGCGTGCGAGAGCCACGTCTCGACCTGCGCCTCACCGACACTACCCGTCGTCACCGTCACATTCCGCGCGCGCCGCATCGTGCGGCTCAGTCCGCGCAAGCGGCGCTGAAGCTCGGCCCTGGGCGGCACGGCGGCCTCGGCGAGCGGGGTGAAGGGCTTCGGCACGAACGGCGTGAGCGTCACCTTGGTCGGGAGGATTCCGGCCGTTGTCCCGACAAGCTCGGCGACGGCCGCGAGGTCCTCCTCCGTCTCGCCCGGCAGGCCGATCATGAAGTAGAGCTTCACGAACCGCATGCCGTGGCGCCTGCTCATCTCGGCGCAACGCACGACGTCGGCGTCGCTCACCCCCTTGG
This genomic interval carries:
- a CDS encoding PAS domain S-box protein; protein product: MSTEREHLEREHSSTHPGQSELSRLVLELAPEALLVAKGPQWRLVSANRAAGELFLFGPDAMREAAPALADLFADGQAGVVKLVQQAEGRETPVTIEAVLRDRFGLTFPAAVSARAVVIDGEPHLLLGLRDITELKRAEVRRRFFYAMAESAIDAIVAWSEGDAIVYANPSSHRLFGFEPDGLLGRPLRDLFEDAEAADTFIRESAALGNWHVELRLRRADGTVFEALLSTWRQPEGARGVDAEGLSVTVCFLRDITEQKTAERDLRRSEERFRMLADLLPETVFEHDLEGRFTFVNKRALETFGYCAEDVRGGKMALDMLVPEDRERARQHLERRLRGEELGGIEYMALAKDGHRVPILLYASPILRGDTPAGLRGIAIDISNRKAAEEAVRASEERFRALFESAPDAIFLMDPQGIFIDGNRAAEQLIGTTRETLIGHSLTSAQVLPEEQLADATARLDEVRSGQAGGPYEYSLIRRTGQRVPVQIRVLPITISGQTLILGIARDVTETKRLQAQLERYSHGLEELVAERTHEVHLLSRIITSTVTAWVITDPAGRLVRWNHAFGELSGYRLEELIHMSWSDLIPPGQHETEQALVRVALAGSGHQIVEQDLVRGDGFVVPIESRFDALDVGESEHVVFRIVTDISLRRETERRLIEARHEAEESSRLKSEFLASISHELRTPLNGILGLANTLTRLRKQGQDDRTDDFLGRIIRSSRHLQNLITEVLDLSRIEAGRMTLDLEPVDAVEVIQSIEGQFYASFEERDLAFSSSVADTTPPVLADRTRLIQILVNLVSNAVKFTDPGGSIGIQVKPAAGGRAVEFSVSDTGRGIPADKLEQVFERFEQLDRSGAKLGVGLGLAICRQIVEAQGGRIWAESELGVGSRFVFTLPPAVGGSERPSEAGEESPQS
- a CDS encoding response regulator; translation: MSVPQRINGVVLVVDDNGDNRLIAGTNLDMAGYTVLEAEDGAPALEVMAANPIDLVLLDIMMPRMDGYEVCRRIRADERLCRTKVLMLTAKARTEDLIKGFESGADDYVTKPFEIDELLARVRNLVGLKQAEDELRRINADLEGEVERRAQELVRSQAQYRTIFDAAPLSIMLLDTGGCVEAVNAWHEAHPVFSTLYAAPLVGTHLADHPTAGALAAAPLIASLAEGKAFEHQTRLEGRPGQEKEGLIVRVRGVPIRDERNTLQGALVLHEDLTEEQRLRDRALEAEKLASLGTLAQGVAHNFNNLLFVVSGSLELLRSAVDSARAERPLEQARLALSRMASLTRQLAVFSRFGEQERQPVDLGQLARDIVATFDAEFRNGLRLSLDVAENLPYVLGCAAELYQALHGLVRNALEATPSNGELRVAVRREQRVQPGNAWTEATPQDWVVCEVADNGIGMNDETRRRAFEPFFTTKQTVGVGLGLSAVHGVVRSHGGTIEIASALGKGTTITLALPTQSSAGQARPAITPTDAGMRHPHTERR
- a CDS encoding GHKL domain-containing protein; this translates as MDSTTYGQGLPFVPVAHVDRISEPISAPLPRSGWAIEPIGASGQLVHAARLAALGEIAAGVAHEMNQPLAAIRMLVTSMLADIDGNRLDTERAHQWLDTINEQIGRISWIIGHVRSFSRDEPPDKQAATDVGETVHNTLALLSAQFYSRGINVEAEVAPPLPGVQVDNRYLEQVLINLLSNARDALDTMPDGTPKQVWVRAFASPDGGSVVLEVIDNGPGMPPEVRERVFEAFFTTKQASQGTGIGLSIVRTILAKCGAQIAVETQPGEGTTFRVVLPAAPSSTDTIQERTP
- a CDS encoding response regulator, with translation MNVVIVDDEEVVRDVLAAILRENGIEVRTAESGRKGLDMLAETPTDFLITDFLMPHMNGTELLKQAQCLSPQTKVILISGHVDFDGAIAKAAQGAYATLNKPFDFRTLMDLLSAPDTQA